One window of the Anaerosporomusa subterranea genome contains the following:
- a CDS encoding uroporphyrinogen decarboxylase family protein has protein sequence MMTYRERMLATLQGRPTDCIPFVPRLDLWYKANKYKGTLPDKYRNATLIQILDDLDVGYHSVTADRDLFDDSTDIVDRALGIWRCRTKPHHPKFRNIKRNISYQGDATIVEYLTPYGNIRTKVIYDESMRKAGITLSHVSEHAIKSVNDYEAVAYIFENAEVHPNYEGIARLKEEVGDRALVVGTASMGASAMHHILHELLPYDLFFCEYHDHYDELVRLAERMTPYINKVIDVAINSPADIIQSGTNYDVQLTWPPFVKKHIVPSLAETAMKCRAAGKFLLSHTDGENKGLLPHFLAGQIDIADSVCPAPMTSLTLKEIRTVFDGKITIWGGIPSVSVLENSMTDYEFDAFLDDLFVQIGAGDHLILSIADTAPPGMKFSRLERIAKLAKEFGPVNQ, from the coding sequence ATGATGACTTATCGGGAAAGAATGCTGGCAACTTTGCAAGGTCGTCCGACTGACTGTATCCCGTTTGTGCCGCGCTTGGATTTATGGTATAAAGCGAACAAATATAAGGGAACTCTGCCGGATAAATATCGTAATGCTACTCTAATTCAAATCCTCGACGATTTAGATGTGGGTTATCATTCGGTGACTGCAGACCGTGATCTATTTGACGACTCGACAGATATTGTTGATCGGGCGTTGGGCATTTGGCGTTGCCGCACAAAACCGCATCATCCTAAATTCCGCAACATCAAACGTAACATTTCGTACCAAGGCGATGCGACTATTGTTGAATACTTGACCCCTTATGGCAACATTCGAACAAAGGTTATTTATGATGAATCAATGCGTAAAGCTGGCATAACCCTATCACATGTCAGCGAGCATGCTATTAAGAGCGTCAATGACTATGAGGCAGTTGCCTACATTTTTGAAAACGCGGAGGTTCACCCCAATTACGAAGGTATTGCCCGGCTAAAGGAAGAAGTTGGCGATCGCGCTTTAGTTGTCGGCACCGCCAGCATGGGGGCTTCAGCCATGCACCATATTCTGCACGAGCTCTTGCCTTATGATCTATTCTTCTGTGAGTATCATGACCACTATGATGAATTAGTGCGCCTTGCTGAACGCATGACGCCATATATAAACAAAGTTATTGATGTTGCCATCAATAGCCCGGCGGATATTATCCAGTCAGGAACCAACTATGATGTACAGTTAACCTGGCCGCCATTTGTGAAGAAACACATTGTTCCGTCTTTGGCTGAAACGGCGATGAAATGTCGTGCTGCTGGTAAGTTTCTTCTGAGTCACACTGACGGCGAGAACAAGGGGCTGCTACCCCATTTTCTTGCCGGTCAGATCGACATTGCGGATTCTGTCTGCCCGGCGCCCATGACTTCGCTGACACTGAAAGAGATCAGAACAGTATTTGATGGTAAGATAACCATCTGGGGCGGCATTCCGTCAGTCTCGGTATTGGAAAATTCCATGACCGACTACGAGTTTGATGCATTCTTGGATGATTTGTTTGTGCAGATAGGAGCCGGTGATCACTTGATTCTGAGCATTGCCGATACGGCGCCGCCTGGCATGAAGTTCTCCCGGCTAGAACGAATCGCTAAATTGGCTAAAGAATTCGGTCCGGTAAATCAGTAA
- the gudD gene encoding glucarate dehydratase, giving the protein MNHELIAAGFSGAPVVTKMLVIPVAGQDSMLLNLSGAHSPFFTRNIVILTDSSGHTGVGEVPGGERIRQTLEDAKELVIGQSIGNYNNILNRVRTSFADRDSSGRGLQTFDLRIAIHAVTALEAALLDLLGQFLGVPVAALLGEGQQRSEVEMLGYLFYVGDRKKTDLPYLSAPDADDEWLRLRHEEALTAESVVRLAEAAQERYGFNDFKLKGGVLSGDEEIEAVTALAERFPEARITLDPNGAWSLAEAIRLCSNKHLVLAYAEDPCGAENGYSGREVMAEFRRATGLPTATNMIATDWRQMGHTIQLHSVDIPLADPHFWTMQGSVRVAQMCHEWGLTWGSHSNNHFDISLAMFTQVGAAAPGKITALDTHWIWQEEQERLTKEPLQIVGGKIAVPDRPGLGIEVDMAQVEKANKVYASMSLSGRDDAMAMQYLIPGWKFDNKRPCLVR; this is encoded by the coding sequence GAATTAATCGCAGCAGGTTTTTCCGGCGCACCGGTTGTTACCAAAATGTTAGTCATCCCGGTAGCAGGACAGGATAGCATGTTGCTCAATCTGAGCGGCGCACACAGCCCGTTTTTTACCCGCAATATCGTAATTTTGACAGATAGCTCAGGTCACACCGGAGTTGGCGAGGTTCCGGGCGGCGAACGTATCCGCCAAACGCTCGAAGATGCTAAAGAACTGGTCATTGGTCAATCCATCGGCAACTATAATAACATCTTGAACCGGGTAAGAACGAGTTTTGCCGACAGAGACTCTAGCGGACGCGGTCTCCAGACATTTGATTTGCGGATTGCCATCCATGCCGTGACCGCGCTCGAGGCGGCATTGCTCGATCTCTTGGGTCAGTTTCTTGGCGTGCCGGTTGCCGCTCTGCTTGGTGAAGGTCAACAGCGTAGCGAAGTGGAAATGTTAGGATATCTGTTCTATGTTGGCGACCGCAAGAAAACTGACTTGCCCTATCTCAGCGCTCCGGATGCAGATGACGAATGGTTGCGTCTACGCCATGAGGAAGCATTGACGGCGGAGAGTGTCGTACGGCTTGCGGAAGCGGCGCAGGAGCGCTATGGGTTTAATGACTTCAAACTCAAGGGCGGGGTCTTAAGCGGTGATGAAGAAATCGAAGCCGTAACTGCTTTGGCGGAGAGGTTCCCCGAGGCTCGTATTACGCTTGATCCTAATGGCGCGTGGTCTCTGGCTGAAGCGATCAGACTATGCAGCAATAAGCACCTTGTGCTGGCCTATGCCGAAGATCCCTGCGGTGCGGAAAACGGCTATTCCGGCCGTGAGGTCATGGCCGAATTCCGACGGGCAACCGGTTTGCCGACTGCTACCAATATGATCGCCACCGATTGGCGTCAGATGGGTCATACCATTCAACTGCATTCAGTCGACATCCCGTTGGCTGATCCGCATTTCTGGACTATGCAAGGCTCGGTGCGGGTGGCGCAAATGTGTCATGAATGGGGTTTGACCTGGGGTTCTCACTCCAATAATCATTTCGATATTTCCCTGGCAATGTTCACTCAGGTTGGGGCTGCTGCGCCTGGCAAGATTACTGCGCTTGATACGCATTGGATTTGGCAGGAAGAGCAGGAGCGCCTGACAAAAGAACCGCTGCAGATTGTTGGTGGCAAGATCGCCGTGCCCGATCGGCCTGGGCTTGGTATCGAGGTTGATATGGCGCAGGTGGAAAAAGCGAATAAAGTCTATGCTTCCATGTCGTTAAGCGGGCGTGACGATGCGATGGCAATGCAGTATTTGATTCCGGGGTGGAAGTTTGATAACAAGCGTCCATGCCTGGTTAGGTAG
- a CDS encoding ASKHA domain-containing protein produces the protein MKHKQITVVTDFLFRPDKKTIMESLDCYEHSSAYGEMSKIYDKMTEIAARAITAKAAYVLDEKLGGFNPSGANGCNQLIYCLLTIGNTLADESAACFQSGMYAEGLVLDAIANFALFDCSRQLYQKVVCEAQTAGLGLTRRLSPGEGDFDVTCQQSILERFTAEDALGITMTGGCMLDPVKSLAYVYGADVDLPINPVDHDCSTCGRSDCKLRKFDGREQTVSLTVVDGERRHTISAKTSQSIMTALSAQGLRVHSPCGGRGTCGKCRISLISGKTTQDGLVNDGIYLACRTYPLTDCEVDIRLSQETSYQTVTEFQASAFVPDSGFRIMGVDLAAADWRNGDSVTKLIHRQLGNEYSYSLKALRKLSLLKNEAKGEATQMKLLVDGNKIVDLLPPSAKRVFGLAIDIGTTTLVLSLVDLLNGEVVQTHSLLNNQRRYGADVISRIQYSTGNNGAALRSSICTDIVNCVRGFDAQTRALIVHVAIAGNTTMLHFLLGLSAESLGRYPFQPVTTESQQFSFTELFGDTSLDCQTTVLPGVSAFVGADVVAGMLQCGFATTTEIAMLIDIGTNGEIVIGNRDKILCLATAAGPAFEGANISCGTGSISGAIASFQMSDGQPSYTTIDGGEPVGICGSGIIDIMAACVRERVVNATGKFDLERFPNGTLAIAQTAQGDWIHFTQKDVRELQLAKAAMRAGAEVLLETYGCRYDEVGAVYLAGSFGSHVNIDSAVAIGLLPKELQTKVKRVGNSSLGGTIQYLLEQSSQQTIRDLLAVSTHLDLAADSRFNEQFIEQMMFPNLE, from the coding sequence ATGAAGCATAAACAAATAACTGTTGTAACAGATTTTCTATTCAGACCTGACAAAAAGACAATCATGGAGTCGTTGGATTGCTATGAACATAGCTCAGCCTATGGAGAAATGTCCAAGATTTACGACAAGATGACTGAAATAGCTGCAAGGGCGATTACGGCTAAAGCCGCTTATGTTTTAGATGAGAAGCTAGGGGGCTTTAATCCTAGCGGGGCAAACGGCTGCAATCAGCTAATTTATTGCTTACTTACTATCGGCAATACCTTAGCTGATGAAAGCGCCGCATGTTTTCAATCAGGCATGTACGCCGAAGGGCTAGTTTTGGACGCTATCGCCAATTTTGCATTATTTGATTGTTCTCGACAGTTATATCAAAAAGTCGTCTGTGAGGCGCAGACGGCTGGTTTGGGGCTAACCAGACGCCTGTCACCTGGCGAAGGTGATTTTGATGTGACCTGCCAGCAGTCTATACTCGAGCGCTTTACTGCAGAGGATGCGTTAGGTATTACGATGACTGGCGGCTGTATGCTTGATCCGGTAAAATCGTTAGCTTATGTTTACGGCGCAGATGTGGATCTGCCGATCAATCCGGTGGATCATGATTGTTCGACTTGCGGCAGGTCAGACTGCAAACTGCGAAAGTTTGATGGCCGGGAACAAACGGTTAGCCTGACTGTTGTAGACGGTGAGCGGCGACATACAATAAGCGCCAAAACCTCGCAGTCGATTATGACCGCATTGTCAGCACAGGGCTTACGCGTACATTCGCCCTGTGGCGGGCGTGGGACATGCGGTAAGTGTAGGATCAGCCTCATCAGCGGCAAGACAACTCAAGACGGGCTTGTCAATGATGGCATATATTTAGCCTGCCGTACTTATCCATTGACTGACTGTGAAGTTGATATTAGGCTATCGCAAGAAACGTCATATCAAACCGTTACCGAATTCCAGGCTAGCGCCTTCGTGCCAGACAGTGGCTTTCGAATTATGGGAGTGGACCTCGCGGCTGCGGATTGGAGAAATGGTGATAGCGTGACAAAGCTTATCCATCGCCAGCTGGGAAATGAGTATTCTTATTCGCTAAAGGCATTGCGCAAGTTGTCGCTGCTGAAAAACGAGGCCAAGGGTGAAGCGACTCAAATGAAACTTCTCGTCGATGGCAACAAGATTGTTGATTTGCTGCCGCCGAGCGCGAAACGAGTCTTCGGATTGGCGATTGATATCGGTACGACCACGCTGGTTTTAAGTCTGGTGGACTTATTGAATGGCGAGGTTGTCCAAACACACTCCTTGCTCAACAATCAGCGACGCTATGGTGCGGATGTGATTTCCCGCATCCAGTACAGTACAGGGAACAATGGCGCAGCTCTACGTTCGAGCATTTGCACAGATATCGTCAATTGTGTCCGTGGTTTCGACGCCCAGACCCGAGCTTTAATCGTCCATGTCGCCATTGCGGGCAATACCACAATGCTACATTTCTTGTTGGGACTGTCTGCGGAATCACTTGGCCGCTATCCTTTCCAACCGGTTACGACAGAATCTCAGCAATTTTCCTTTACGGAGCTGTTCGGCGATACCTCTCTGGATTGTCAGACAACAGTCCTACCTGGAGTGTCTGCTTTTGTGGGAGCCGATGTGGTGGCAGGCATGCTGCAGTGCGGGTTTGCAACCACTACTGAAATTGCCATGCTTATCGATATCGGAACCAATGGTGAGATAGTCATTGGCAATAGAGATAAAATACTCTGTCTGGCAACTGCTGCCGGGCCTGCCTTTGAAGGGGCTAACATAAGCTGCGGAACAGGCAGTATCAGCGGAGCAATAGCCAGTTTCCAGATGTCTGACGGTCAGCCAAGTTATACAACGATTGATGGCGGCGAACCTGTCGGCATTTGTGGTTCAGGTATCATTGACATTATGGCGGCTTGCGTGCGGGAACGAGTGGTAAATGCAACCGGCAAATTTGATCTAGAGCGATTTCCCAATGGAACCCTAGCTATCGCCCAGACGGCGCAGGGAGATTGGATTCATTTTACCCAGAAAGATGTGAGAGAACTGCAACTGGCGAAGGCTGCCATGCGCGCCGGAGCAGAGGTTTTGTTGGAAACTTACGGCTGTCGCTATGACGAGGTTGGTGCAGTGTATTTGGCAGGTAGTTTCGGCAGCCATGTTAACATTGACAGTGCGGTAGCTATCGGCCTTTTGCCTAAAGAACTGCAAACAAAAGTCAAAAGAGTGGGCAACAGTTCGTTGGGCGGAACAATTCAGTATCTCTTAGAACAGTCGAGTCAGCAAACAATTCGCGACTTGCTGGCAGTGTCTACCCATCTCGATTTAGCTGCAGATTCACGCTTCAATGAACAATTTATCGAGCAGATGATGTTCCCTAACCTTGAGTAA
- the dapA gene encoding 4-hydroxy-tetrahydrodipicolinate synthase — protein MSKATANKTMFKPYGIIPAVVTPLTQEGNFSEPAMRKLVNFLIDGGVHGLFITGTTGEFYGLTPEEKREIFSVTLDAANGRVPVYAGTNGITTRESIILTQLAEDCGIDAVSVLTPMFITPNQDQLIEHYKAVAASTSLPVLLYNNPPKTGVNLAAPTVAKLAEVPNIVSIKDSCGDLTLTAEYIRLTQGRDDFNVLMGRDTLIYGALCYGAAGSIASCANVAPRLCADIYDKFMAGDLKGSLEAQFTLAPLRHAFAIGTFPAVIKESLALLGIDVGPCMAPVGPMTQEERSKLRQVLIGMGLLQ, from the coding sequence ATGAGTAAAGCAACAGCAAATAAGACCATGTTTAAGCCTTACGGAATTATTCCGGCAGTTGTTACTCCGCTTACTCAGGAAGGGAATTTTAGCGAACCTGCCATGCGAAAGTTAGTTAACTTTTTGATTGACGGCGGGGTGCATGGGCTTTTCATCACTGGAACGACCGGTGAGTTCTACGGACTAACGCCAGAAGAAAAACGGGAGATTTTTTCAGTTACTCTCGACGCGGCAAACGGCAGGGTGCCAGTGTATGCCGGAACGAATGGAATCACAACCCGGGAGAGTATCATACTGACCCAATTGGCCGAGGACTGCGGCATTGATGCGGTATCTGTTCTAACGCCGATGTTCATTACTCCGAACCAGGATCAGCTTATCGAACACTACAAAGCCGTTGCAGCCAGCACGTCGCTTCCTGTGCTGCTCTACAACAATCCTCCCAAAACTGGTGTGAATCTTGCCGCGCCAACAGTAGCGAAACTGGCGGAAGTCCCTAATATCGTCAGTATCAAAGACTCGTGTGGCGACTTGACCCTAACAGCCGAGTATATTCGCCTGACGCAGGGTCGGGATGACTTTAATGTACTGATGGGGCGCGACACGCTGATTTATGGCGCGCTATGCTATGGAGCGGCTGGTTCGATCGCATCCTGCGCTAACGTCGCCCCTCGGCTATGCGCCGATATCTATGATAAATTCATGGCAGGCGATTTGAAAGGATCATTAGAAGCACAGTTCACTCTGGCGCCTTTACGCCATGCCTTTGCCATCGGCACATTCCCGGCGGTTATTAAAGAGTCGTTGGCTCTGCTTGGCATTGATGTAGGACCTTGCATGGCGCCGGTAGGTCCGATGACACAGGAAGAGCGTAGTAAACTCCGTCAGGTACTGATTGGAATGGGACTGTTACAGTAA
- a CDS encoding IclR family transcriptional regulator, producing MLRLVVILMTDTNKDMLNGSITKAITILNCFSYDKTRLRLKDISQMTGINQATAHRMLNTLKEFNLVEQNESSYSLGRGFLKYEGIVLNSIEIRRIGLPYLEELSNSLRVNVNLAILDEKEVVYVARAETPYSSYAYFHIGMRRPIHCTALGKVLTCKSPEIAREVIRQGVTRLTMNTFTDEVEFLEELEKVRLQGYAVDFEELSNGINCVAVPIRNASGEIVAAISISGPTSKYPREKILEYVPGLMNCANRISARMGARGNW from the coding sequence ATGTTACGGTTGGTGGTGATTTTAATGACAGATACCAATAAAGATATGTTAAACGGCAGTATTACTAAAGCAATTACGATTCTTAACTGCTTTTCCTATGATAAGACGAGACTGCGGCTAAAGGATATCAGCCAGATGACAGGAATTAACCAGGCGACCGCCCACCGCATGCTCAACACATTAAAAGAGTTTAATTTGGTTGAACAAAATGAATCTAGCTACTCGCTGGGCAGAGGATTTCTAAAGTATGAAGGCATTGTTCTCAACTCCATCGAAATTCGACGCATCGGGTTGCCATATCTGGAGGAATTATCGAACTCGCTGCGCGTCAACGTGAATCTGGCTATCCTCGATGAGAAGGAAGTGGTATATGTAGCTAGAGCCGAGACCCCGTACTCTTCTTACGCTTATTTTCACATCGGTATGAGACGGCCGATCCATTGTACGGCGTTAGGCAAGGTTTTGACCTGCAAGTCGCCTGAGATCGCCAGGGAAGTGATTCGCCAAGGAGTAACTCGTTTGACTATGAACACGTTTACTGACGAGGTCGAGTTCCTGGAAGAACTGGAGAAGGTGCGTTTGCAAGGCTACGCAGTTGACTTTGAAGAATTGAGCAACGGGATTAACTGTGTAGCTGTGCCGATTCGTAATGCCAGTGGCGAGATTGTTGCTGCGATTAGTATCTCAGGGCCAACTAGCAAATACCCTCGCGAAAAAATTTTAGAATATGTGCCAGGCTTAATGAATTGTGCGAATCGGATATCAGCCCGCATGGGCGCCCGGGGTAATTGGTAG